One segment of Pseudomonas sp. FP2196 DNA contains the following:
- a CDS encoding xanthine phosphoribosyltransferase gives MEALHQKIREQGIVLSDQVLKVDAFLNHQIDPALMKLIGDEFATLFKDSGITKIVTIEASGIAPAIMTGLNLGVPVIFARKQQSLTLTENLLSATVYSFTKKTESTVAISPRHLTSSDRVLIIDDFLANGKASQALISIIKQAGATVAGLGIVIEKSFQGGRAELDSQGYRVESLARVKSLKDGVVTFIE, from the coding sequence ATGGAAGCATTGCACCAGAAAATCCGCGAACAAGGCATCGTGCTTTCCGACCAGGTCCTGAAGGTCGACGCCTTCCTGAACCACCAGATCGACCCGGCCCTGATGAAGCTGATCGGCGACGAATTCGCCACGCTGTTCAAGGATTCGGGCATCACCAAGATCGTCACCATCGAAGCCTCGGGCATTGCCCCGGCGATCATGACCGGTCTGAACCTCGGCGTGCCGGTGATCTTCGCCCGCAAGCAACAGTCCCTGACCCTGACCGAAAACCTGCTGTCGGCGACCGTTTATTCGTTCACCAAAAAGACCGAAAGCACCGTGGCCATTTCCCCGCGTCACCTGACCAGCAGCGACCGCGTGCTGATCATCGATGACTTTTTGGCCAACGGTAAGGCGTCCCAGGCGCTGATCTCGATCATCAAGCAGGCTGGCGCCACCGTCGCCGGCCTGGGCATTGTGATCGAGAAGTCGTTCCAGGGCGGCCGTGCCGAGCTGGATTCGCAGGGTTACCGCGTTGAGTCGCTGGCGCGCGTGAAATCGCTGAAGGATGGCGTGGTTACCTTCATCGAGTAA
- the rep gene encoding DNA helicase Rep, whose translation MSRLNPRQQEAVNYVGGPLLVLAGAGSGKTSVITRKIAHLIQNCGIRAQYIVAMTFTNKAAREMKERVGTLLRAGEGRGLTVCTFHNLGLNIIRKEHARLGYKPGFSIFDETDVKALMTDIMQKEYAGDDGVDEIKNMIGAWKNDLILPPQALENARNPKEQTAAIVYTHYQRTLKAFNAVDFDDLILLPVKLFEEHADILEKWQNKVRYLLVDEYQDTNASQYLLVKMLIGKRNQFTVVGDDDQSIYAWRGARPENLMLLKDDYPSLKVVMLEQNYRSTSRILRCANVLISNNPHEFEKQLWSEMGHGDEIRVIRCRNEDAEAERVAMEILSLHLRTDRPYSDFAILYRGNYQAKLIELKLQHHQVPYRLSGGNSFFGRQEVKDLMAYFRLIVNPDDDNAFLRVINVPRREIGSTTLEKLGNYATERKISMYAATDEIGLGEHLDSRFTDRLSRFKRFMDKVREQCAGEDPISALRSMVMDIDYENWLRTNSSSDKAADYRMSNVWFLIEALKNTLEKDEEGEMTVEDAIGKLVLRDMLERQQEEEDGAEGVQMMTLHASKGLEFPYVFIMGMEEEILPHRSSIEADTIEEERRLAYVGITRARQTLAFTFAAKRKQYGEIIDCAPSRFLDELPPDDLAWEGNDDTPTEVKAVRGNNALADIRAMLKR comes from the coding sequence ATGTCCCGACTCAATCCCCGGCAGCAAGAAGCCGTGAACTACGTCGGCGGCCCTCTATTGGTGCTCGCCGGTGCTGGCTCCGGCAAGACCAGCGTGATCACGCGCAAAATCGCGCACCTGATCCAGAACTGTGGCATCCGCGCCCAGTACATCGTCGCCATGACCTTCACCAACAAGGCCGCGCGCGAGATGAAGGAACGGGTCGGCACCCTGCTGCGTGCCGGCGAAGGTCGCGGCCTGACGGTCTGTACCTTCCACAACCTGGGCCTGAACATCATCCGCAAGGAACACGCGCGGCTGGGCTACAAACCCGGTTTCTCGATCTTTGACGAGACGGATGTCAAGGCGCTGATGACCGACATCATGCAGAAGGAATACGCGGGCGACGACGGCGTCGACGAGATCAAGAACATGATCGGCGCCTGGAAAAACGACCTGATCCTGCCGCCGCAGGCACTGGAAAACGCGCGTAACCCGAAAGAGCAGACCGCCGCCATCGTCTACACCCACTATCAGCGCACGCTCAAGGCGTTCAACGCAGTGGACTTCGACGACCTGATCCTGTTGCCGGTAAAACTCTTCGAAGAGCACGCCGACATCCTCGAAAAGTGGCAGAACAAGGTTCGCTATCTGCTTGTCGACGAATACCAGGACACCAACGCCAGCCAATACCTGCTGGTGAAGATGCTCATCGGCAAGCGCAACCAGTTCACCGTGGTGGGCGACGACGACCAGTCGATCTACGCCTGGCGCGGCGCGCGGCCGGAAAACCTGATGCTGCTCAAGGACGACTATCCGTCCCTGAAAGTGGTGATGCTCGAGCAGAACTACCGCTCCACCAGCCGCATTCTGCGTTGCGCCAACGTGCTGATCTCGAACAATCCGCACGAATTCGAAAAGCAGCTGTGGAGTGAGATGGGCCACGGTGACGAGATCCGCGTGATCCGCTGCCGCAACGAGGACGCCGAAGCCGAGCGCGTGGCCATGGAAATTCTCAGCCTGCACTTGCGCACCGACCGGCCGTACAGCGATTTTGCGATCCTCTATCGCGGTAACTACCAGGCCAAACTGATCGAGCTGAAGTTGCAGCATCACCAGGTGCCGTATCGCCTGAGCGGCGGTAACAGCTTCTTCGGCCGCCAGGAAGTAAAAGACCTGATGGCCTACTTCCGTCTGATCGTGAACCCGGACGACGACAACGCCTTCCTGCGGGTGATCAACGTGCCGCGCCGCGAGATCGGCTCGACCACTTTGGAAAAACTCGGCAACTACGCCACCGAACGCAAGATCTCGATGTACGCCGCCACCGACGAAATCGGTCTGGGCGAGCATCTGGACAGCCGCTTCACCGATCGCCTGTCGCGCTTCAAGCGCTTCATGGACAAGGTGCGCGAGCAGTGCGCCGGCGAAGACCCGATCTCGGCGCTGCGCAGCATGGTCATGGACATCGACTACGAGAACTGGCTGCGCACCAACAGCTCCAGCGACAAGGCTGCCGACTACCGGATGAGCAACGTCTGGTTCCTGATCGAGGCGTTGAAAAACACCCTCGAAAAGGACGAAGAAGGCGAAATGACCGTCGAGGACGCCATTGGCAAACTGGTCCTGCGCGACATGCTGGAACGTCAGCAGGAAGAAGAGGACGGCGCCGAAGGCGTGCAGATGATGACGCTGCATGCGTCCAAGGGTCTGGAATTCCCTTACGTGTTCATCATGGGCATGGAAGAAGAAATCCTCCCGCACCGTTCCAGCATCGAAGCCGACACCATCGAAGAAGAGCGCCGCCTGGCCTACGTGGGCATTACCCGCGCACGTCAGACCCTGGCCTTCACCTTCGCCGCCAAGCGCAAGCAGTACGGCGAGATCATCGATTGCGCGCCAAGCCGCTTCCTCGATGAGCTGCCGCCGGACGATCTGGCGTGGGAAGGCAACGACGACACACCGACCGAAGTCAAAGCCGTGCGCGGCAACAACGCATTGGCCGATATACGCGCGATGTTAAAGCGCTAG